The genomic segment CATTGGTCATCGGCGGCAGGGATGAACTCGGTTCAGTGCTTGCTGTAGCCGTCGCCAACGATTATGCCTATGTAGGCAATGAGAACGGCACTGTTCACGTTCTGGACGTTCACGATCCGGTCAAACCTGTTTGGACAGACTCTGTTGCTACGCCGGGGCAGGCCCTTGACATTGAGACCGCCAATTCTTATGCCTTCGTCGCTGACGGTAGGAGCGGCCTCTACATCCTGAGGAATGCGCTAAATCAGAAATGGTTCGCAGTGCGCACCTTTCGTGCGCCAGTGCACAATACGCGCCTCCAGTGCGCGTGTAACGCTGAAGCGCTCACGATCAACAACTAACCTATGGCAAACAACAACCATAAATTCCGGCAATGGTCGCCCTTCCATCAACTTGGTAGCACTCCGCTCAAACGCGCTGCTATCATCTTGCTGTTGATCGTTGGCACATACCTGCTTATCCCGCGCCTGGCAGGGTTGACCGAGACACTAGAACTCATCCCCAAAGCAAATACCGTCTACCTCCTGGCCGCCCTGGCCTCGCAAATTGCCAGCGTGCTCTGGGGTGCTTACATCGTACACCGAATGCTGCCGGTTTTTGGGCCACTGCTAAGCTTTGCACGTGTCCTACACATAGTCCTTGCTTCGAGCTTTGCCAGCCTATTCATCCCTTCCGCTGGCTTGAGCAGTCTGGCCGTGCGTACCCGCTACCTGGGTGAGGACGGCTGCAGCGTAGAGGCAACCTTCTTGACCTTTGCCCTCGAAACGCTGGGGCAAGGCATTGCCATCTCCATCCTGGTGACCTTGGCCTTGCTTCAAGTCGCCCTGACTGGAGCAGATGCCCCATGGTGGATTGTGGCTCTGCTGGCAAGCACCGTGCTGGTGGGCATTGCTGCCCTTGCAATTTTGCTGTCCAGACCGCACGAGGGTGATTGGCGCTATCGCTTGCTGCACTGGTTGAACCAAAGGCTTGCCCGCCGGGGTGCGGCTCTGTTTTCTGCCTCAAGTCTGGAACACCGTCTGGCTGCCCTGCGCCAGGGTGCGCTGGCTCTGAACACACAGCGGCGCTGGCACCTGCTGCTGGGCAGCCTCTCCCGTGTCCTGACGGACATGCTCTGTCTGCAGATGACGCTTTATGCCTTTGGGCGAAGCGTCGCGCTTTCCACCACAATCGTCAGTTATGGACTCTCCTCCATCTTGGGCTTTCTCTCTTCCTCACCCGGTGGGCTGTTCGTCACGGAGGGCTCTCTGTCCGCCATCCTTGCGAAGCGCGGCGTGCCCTTCCCCGTCGCCGTAGCCGTGACACTCACCTACCGTTTGCTCGCCTTCTGGCTGCCCCGCCTCAGTGGCTTAGTCAGTTGGTACGTCCTCCAGCGCCAGAGTTCGCGCCCGCTTTGGTAAACCGTTACGTTTCCTGTTTCCCTTATCCCGTATCCCATTTTGGCATTACCCAACAATCCGTATAAAATCAC from the Chloroflexota bacterium genome contains:
- a CDS encoding flippase-like domain-containing protein, coding for MANNNHKFRQWSPFHQLGSTPLKRAAIILLLIVGTYLLIPRLAGLTETLELIPKANTVYLLAALASQIASVLWGAYIVHRMLPVFGPLLSFARVLHIVLASSFASLFIPSAGLSSLAVRTRYLGEDGCSVEATFLTFALETLGQGIAISILVTLALLQVALTGADAPWWIVALLASTVLVGIAALAILLSRPHEGDWRYRLLHWLNQRLARRGAALFSASSLEHRLAALRQGALALNTQRRWHLLLGSLSRVLTDMLCLQMTLYAFGRSVALSTTIVSYGLSSILGFLSSSPGGLFVTEGSLSAILAKRGVPFPVAVAVTLTYRLLAFWLPRLSGLVSWYVLQRQSSRPLW